In one Cyclopterus lumpus isolate fCycLum1 chromosome 22, fCycLum1.pri, whole genome shotgun sequence genomic region, the following are encoded:
- the commd8 gene encoding COMM domain-containing protein 8 translates to MAVSLNRLPVTECLKLCHKVVDGLCGREPPCRGECSAPWSPEEWLQLLSSLTALFRLAVGNNSSDEEVLAGLADVGSSHAEAVLSVLKARREEIRDALLDRTNSISSTTLQDFDWQLKLALSSDKISSLHTPLLSLILDVRENRALQSVTMEMNREELNTLISSLEAANKVVLQLK, encoded by the exons ATGGCGGTCTCGCTGAACAGGTTGCCTGTCACAGAATGTCTAAAA CTCTGTCACAAGGTGGTGGATGGACTGTGTGGGCGGGAGCCTCCTTGCAGGGGGGAGTGCAGCGCCCCCTGGAGCCCGGAGGAGTGGCTGCAGTTGCTCAGCTCTCTGACCGCCCTCTTCCGCCTGGCAGTGGGAAACAACAGCTCTGATGAAGAG GTCCTGGCAGGGTTGGCAGATGTGGGCAGCAGCCATGCTGAGGCAGTGCTGAGTGTGTTGAAAGCTAGACGGGAAGAGATCCGTGACGCTTTGCTGGACAGAACCAACTCCATCTCCTCTACTACTCTGCAGGACTTTGACTGGCAACTTAAG TTAGCGCTGTCCAGTGATAAGATCTCATCTCTCCACACGCCTCTGCTCAGTCTCATTCTGGATGTGAGGGAGAACAGAGCCCTCCAGTCTGTCACCATGGAGATGAACAGAGAGGAGTTAAACACACTCATCAGTTCACTAGAGGCTGCTAATAag GTGGTGCTGCAGTTGAAATGA